The nucleotide window TGCGGCGCCCCTCACCACGTGCGCAATGGCCAGGATCACGCCGATGACCAGGCCGAGCCACAGAATGTGCGCCACGAAACCAAGCCCACCGAAGAGCAGGAACAACAACAGCGCGAGTATGAGCAGCACGGTGCCACCTCCGCCACATTTTCTTCCCCGGGAAGAGCCGGGCAAACGCCCGGGTAGGTGACGCAGATTCGCCTATGTGGGTGAGGCTTCCGCCACATCACCGCTTTGCGCCGTAGCGTGTCGGGGATGGGGAGAGTGGTGGGGGCCACAGCGTTGGCGGCCGTGGTGGGACTGGCGACGGCCGGGGTGGCGGTAGCCGCGCCCGATGTGCGTGCCGATGCCGCGCCGCCCGCACACACCGCGCCCGCGCCGGAGCATCCGACGCTGTACCCAATGCCGGCCGCACCGGTGCAACCGCAGCCCTGTCCCCCGCCACCCATCCGGCATCACCACGGCGGCGGGCACGCGGCTCCGCGACCTAAGCCGAAGGTTAAGGTGCGCGACCTACCCCATGTGCTGCCGGTCGCACCGCGCCACGTCGCGTTGGACGCCATCAAGGGCAAGGGCATGTGGTGGACCACCTGGCAGCACAGCGACGTGGACGTCAACGACGTGGTGACCCGGGCCAAGGAAGCAGGTCTGACCCAGATCTGGGTACGCACCGGCGGCGCCCGGCAGGGCTGGTACGGCGCGGACCTGTTGACGCGCCTGCTGCCCGTCGCGCACGCCGCCCACCTGGCCGTGGTCGCCTGGGACTTCCCGTTCTTCTCCGACCCGATGGCCGACGTGGCGCGGGCCCGGGCCGCGATCGAGGGCCGCTTCGGCGGGGAGCAGATCGACGCGTTCTCCCCCGACATCGAGACCATCAACGAGGGCACGTTCAACACCCGGCATCGGGTGAAGGTCTACCTGTCCCGGGTGCGGGCCATCGCCGGTGACCTGCCGGTGGTCGCCACCGTGATGCGTCCGTCGCCGGGTCAGTTGTCGACCTACACCTACAAGATCCAGACCAAGTACGTCGACGCCTTCGCGCCGATGGTCTATTGGTCCTGCCATGAGCCGGGGGAACTGGCCGCGGACTCGGTCCGGATTCTGTCCAAGCTGCGCCCGGTGCACGTAATCGGCCAGGCCTACGACATGGGACCGGAGGGCGGTCGGCACGGGCTGCCCAGCGGCAAGGAGATCTGGCGGTTCCTGGACGCGGCCAAGCGCGCCGGGGCCGTGGGCGCGAGCCTGTACGACGCGGAATCCGCGAACCGCACGCACTGGAAGACGCTGGGCGCCTATCCCTGGTGACGCAGCATCAGGCGTCCAACAGCGCCAGCGCGTCGACCCGGTTCAGCCCGGTGGCGCGCAGCAGGTCATAAATGACCGCGCGCAGCTCTGCGATGACCACCACCACGGTCTGCGGGCTGTCCGGACCCAGCGAGCCGCGACCGGCAGCGTAGGCCTCCAGCAGCAGCCGCCGACTGATCCGCGGGTCGTTGCCGCTGCCGAGTTCCTCCCCCAGGGATCGCGTCGCCTCGGCCAGCCCGGCGATGGCCTCGATCAGCGCGGGCGGGCAGAGGTGGCGGGCACGCAGCAGCACGGTGGCCCGCCGGGCCAGCACCCGGGCGTTGCGCTGGGCGTAGTCCAGTTGTGGGGCGGCGGCCGCGTAGCTGCCGAACCGGTCGCGGGACCGCCAGCGGACCGGCGCCACTCGGGCGATCTCCTCGCTGGTGGCCACCGCGTTGGTCATCGCGGCCACCTTGGCGTTCATCCCGCGCAGCGCACTGAGCGCGCTCCGCGCGGCCTCGTAGTCCGCGGTCCGCAGCGCGGCAGCCACCGCGTCCAACCCGTCGGCCATCCCGGTGGTGACCGGCAGCGTGGTCCGCCGGGCCAACGTCAACGGGTTCAACGGCAGCAACAACAGACCGACGGCCATGCCGACCACTCCGCCGATCATCGCGTTCGCGCAGCGGTCCAGGCCCGCCAATCCCTGGTTGGTCGGCACCAGCACCGCGACCAGCACGCTGGACGTCGCGGCCTGCATCACCATCAGCTGACCGCCGTCCAGCACCACGGCAGCCGCCATGGCCAGCACAACAACGAGCATCAGTTGCGCGGTGCCATCGCCGATGCCGCGGATCAGTAGATCGCCCATGCCGACCCCGAGCGACACCCCGATGACCAGTTCCACCGTGCGCCGCAACCGCTGCCCCAGCGCCGTGCCGATGGACACCACCGCGGCCACCGGTGCGAAGAACGGCGGCCCGCTGCCCGCCCCGATCCGGTTGGCCAGCCACCAGGCCAGCCCGGCAGCCACCGCGGCCTGACCGATCAACGGCGCCGCCGTGCGCAGTCGCATCAGCCGCGCCCTTAGGTCCGCGCGGGAACGCGCGGCGACCTCGTCGAGCAGTGCCTCCCCCCGGCGGCGGATTTCCGCTGCGTCGCGGGGTACCCGGGGCAGCGGCCCGGTGACGTCCCGCCGATCGACCACCCGTCTGTCCTCCGTAGCCTGTCCGCGGCCATGATTCCTTGTCGCGGCCGCGGGGAGGCAGTGGGCATGCAGCAGGTCTTCGAGTTTGGCTTCGATACCCGGTTCCGCGCCCCACTGGCCCTGGTCGGGGTGTTGCCGCAGACAGCCCGGGTGACCGTGACCGCCGACGAGTTCGACGCCCGGTTCGGGCCCTGGCGGCTGCGTACCCCGCGGTGGAACATCCTCGACGCGGAGATCAGCGGGCCCTACCGGTGGTACCGCGCGGTGGGCACCCGGCTGTCCTTCGCCGACCACGGCGCCACGTTCGGCAGCAACGCGCGGGCAGGCCTGTGCGTGAGCTTCATCGAACCGGTATCCGCTCTGTTGCCCGGCGGCCTGCTCCGCCATCCCGGCCTGACCGTCACCGTCGCCGATCCCGGCGCGCTGCGCGAGGCCCTGTTCCCAACCCGGTGAGCTAACGGGCGTGTCGGCTCCCCCGCTGATCGCTCGCGCCCGGCGTCTCGGCAGGCGGGTCGGGTTCCTCGATCACCACTTCCGGCAGATCGCGGGTGCAGAAGGCGCAGACGGCCGCCTTGATGGGCACCGCAGAGGCGCAGTGCGGGCAGTCCCGCACTGCGGCGGGCTCCTGCGGGGTCGGCTGGAAGTGCTCCAGCAACCTGCTGAACGGTTTGATCACAAAGAAGTAGAGCACCGCGGCGACCAACACAAACGCGATCATCGCGTTGAGGAAATCGCCGTAGAGGAACACCGAATGGTGGACCTTGAAGTTCTGCTTGGAGAAGTCGGGCTTACCGCCGATGGCTGCGATCAGCGGGGTGACCAGGTCCTTGACCAGCGCAGTGATCACCGCGCTGAACGCCGCGCCGATCACCACTGCCACTGCCAGGTCGATCAGGTTGCCGCGCAGCAAGAACTTGCGGAAACCGGACATCGGCGATCTCCTCATCCTCGACGACACCGTGTCGCCCCAAGCATGTCGGTACGTCAAGATCAGCCCGCAGGGGCCTCCAACAAGCCCAACAGCGCCGCCGGTGCGTCCGCCGCACCCGCCATTGCCGCCCACCGGCCACCGCAGCGGTTGGCCAGGTCAGCGGCCTGCTTGTAGTCGTCGGCCGGGGCCAGGATCAGCAGTTCGGGCACCGCGCAGGCAGCCGGTAGCGGGTCGTTGTCATCGGTGGCTCGGCAGTCGGACAGCAATACGACGACCCGGCGCGCGGCGCGACTGCCCGCCAGTTGTTCGCTGGCCCCACGCAGCGCGGCGGCCAACCCGGTGACGCCGTGACCGCGCAACCGCAGGATGTCGTCCACCAGCAGGTCCGCGCTACGGCTGGAGTCCAACGGGCGCAGCACCTTCACGTCCCGGGCGAAGGACAGCACGGCGTGCTCTCCAGGTGCCCGCCACGCACAGGCCGCCGCGGTGAGCGCCGCCGCAGCCAACCGGGCTCCACCCATCGACCCGGATGCGTCGATCAGCAGGCACAGTGCCAACGTCGGCTTCGACCACTGCCGCACCGTCAGATTGTCGGCGGACAAAGCATTTCCGGTCGCCCGGGCCTCGGCGATTGCGGGCAGTGAAGCGTCCAGATCCAGGTCGCCCTCGAGACCGCCCGCCACCGAGCGCATCTTGCCGATGCCGCGGCGACGCGGGGTGCCGGCCCGCGCGCGATCCAGGCTCACCCGAGCCGCCAACGCCCGCGCGGCGGCCCGCAGCGACTCGTCGGTGGCCCCGGACATCTCAGCGAGCAGGCTCAACGCCTGCTCCGGGTCCTCCTCCAACGCCTTGCTGAACGCGTCCTGGTCCAGTACGCCGACCTCCGGGGAGATCTCGGCGAAGCGCGGTCGGTTGGCCAACTGGTTACGCGGCGCCTGGCGGTCACCCGGCGTCGGGCGTTTCCGGCCGCCCCCGGTATTCGGTTCGGGCAGGCCCGTCGGTGACGACGGGCTCACGCTCCCCCCGAGGCATCACCGTCCCCCGGCGGCTTGTCGCCGCGGCCGAAGATCATGGTGTACAACTCGGTGATCACCGTCTCAGCGTCCTTGGTGCCCGCCTCGCGCAACCGGATCCGCCCGGACAACGCCACCAACGACGCATCCAGGCCCACCCGCCAGTCGGTCACCGAACGATCCCGGCGGGCGCCCAGAGCGGCCGCCAGGCGGGTCATGTCGATGGCCCCACGCACCGAGGACCCGATGCGGATGTCCGGGTGCTCGCGGGTGCGCCGGGTCAGTTCGACCACCTTCGAGCGCCACCCCTCGGGCACCTTCGGCGCGCGTAGTTCCACGATCGCGATTTCGTCGGCCGCGTCCTGATAGCCCATCGCGATCCGGCACACCCGGTCGTAGATCGCCGAGGCGATGCGCGCGGTACCCACCGAGTCGAACGGGTTCATCGCGGCGACCAACCGGAAGCTGTCCGCGGCCACGATCCGGCCCAAACGCGGTATGTGCAGCTCCCCCTCGCTCATCACGGTGACGAGCACGTTGAGGGTTTCCTCGGGGATCCGGTTGGCCTCTTCGACATAAAGCAGGGCACCGGAGCGCAGTGCCTCGGCCAACGGGCCGTCCACGAACGTGGCGGGACCGTAACCGCGTTCCAGTACCTGCGCCGGGTCGAAGTGCCCGACCAATCGGGCCGGGGTCAGCTCGGCATTGCCCTCCACGAACACGAATGAGGTGCGCGACTCGGCGGCCACCGCCCGCAGCAGCGTGGTCTTACCGGTGCCCGGCGGACCCTCCAACAGCACGTGCGCACCGCAGTCCAGCGCGGCAACCAACAACTCAACCTCACGCGCCCGCCCGACGACTCTCTCCGTGCTCAACCCTCACTACCTCCATGGAAACCACGCCGGGTGTGATCCCGAAGGATCACACCCGGCTGCGGACGAATTCAGTGCTCGTGCACCATGACGCCGCGGACGTTCTTGCCGGCCAGCAGGTCGTCGTAGCCCTCGTTGACCTCTTCCAGCTTGTACGTGCGGGTGATGATCTCGTCGAGCTTGAGGTCCCCGCTCTGGTACAGCCCGAGAATCTTCGGGATGTCCGTCGTCGGGTTGCAGTCGCCGAACAGGGAGCCCTTCACAGTCTTGCGGAACAGGGTCATCAGCGCGGACGGCAGCTGAATGTTGTTCAGCTCCAGCCGGTTCAGCCCGGTGATGACGACGGTGCCGCCCTTGCTGACGGTGTGGAACGAGGTGGTGACCTGAGGCTCCGTCACCAGGTCGGTAGTGATGATCGCCTTGTCCGCACCGACACCGCGGGTCAGCTCCATGGCCAGCTCCATGGCCTCCTCCGAGGTGGCTACCGCGTGGGTGGCCCCGAGCTCGAGGGCCTTCTCCCGCTTGTTCTCCAGCGGGTCGACCGCGATCAGGTTCTTGGCCCCGGCGTACCGGGCGCCCTGCACCGCGTTGATGCCGATGCCGCCGACGCCGACCACCAGGATCGTCTCACCGGGCTGGACGTCAGCGGTGTTGACCGCGGAACCCCACCCGGTCGGCACGCCGCAACCGACCAGCACGGCTTTGTCCAACGGGATGTCGTCGTCAACCTTCACCGCGGAGTTCTGGTGGATGACGTTGTACTGGCTGAACGTGCCGATCATGCACATGTTCCCGTAGTCGCCCTGCGGGCCGGTCATCGGGAAGCGCTCGCCGGGCAGGTAACCCTCGAGGATCGTCGCGCCCATGTCGCAGATGGACTGACGCCCGGTGGCGCACCAGCGGCAGTGCCCGCAGTTGGGGATGAACGAACAGACGACCTTGTCCCCGGCCTTGACCCGGCTGACGCCCGGTCCGACTTCCTCGATGATCCCGGCGCCCTCGTGGCCCAGCACCATCGGCGTGCGGCACGGCAGGTCACCGTGCGCGACGTGAATGTCGGAGTGGCACAACCCGGCGTGGGTGTAGCGGATCAGTACCTCGCCTTCCTTGGGACCGTCGAGGTCCAGCTCCTCGATCTCGATCGGCTTGCCGGGCTCGTAGACGACTGCGGCCTTGGTCTTCATGGGCGGATCTCTCCTTATGCGTCGAGGGCGAGCAGTTCGCCGAGGTGCTGGTCGATCTGTTGCATGTAGCTGGGGTTGAGCCCGAGCACCGCGAAGTGGCCGATGATGTCAGCCACCGGGCGCAGTTCACTGCCGGGGATCAGCGCTTGCTCCGCCGCGCAGTCTCGCACCGGGAAGAACATGTCCTCACTGATGGGCAGGACATAGGTCTTCGCGGTAATCCGACCGAGCGCCGCGGCGAGGTCACCGCCGGTGTGCCGGGCCACGTCGCCACCCTGCCACTTGCGCGCCTGGACCAACAGGTTGTTGACGTCCATCGGCGTGAAGTAGCCCTCCAGGAAGGCCAGGAACTGCTCCTTGTTCTCCATGCCGACGGCCCGCCACACCTCCTGCTTCCAGAACTCGGTGGAGAAGCCCATGACCGCCCAGACCAGGGCCTGGTGCTTGACCGCCTCGGTGAGCTCGGAGTGCGACTTGTACTCCCCGCCGGAGAAGTTCGGGTCGGAGATCATCGAGTCGATCACCTGATTGGTGAAGATCTCGCAGTGCGGGGTGACCCGGGCGGTGCCCGCGATCGGTGCGGCCCGCTTGACCCTGTCGCCGAAACGCACCGCCCATTCGTAGGTCTGCTGCGCACCCATGGACGCGCCGGTGACCAGGGCCAGCGTCTGCACCCCGAGGTGCTCGCGCAGCAGCCGTTCCTGCGCCACCACGTCATCGCCGATGCGCACCCGCGGGAAGCTGGACGCAGCGATGTCGGCGTTCGCGCCCTCGGCGTTGTGCGGGGAGACGGACAGCCCGCTGCCGATCTGGTCGACCGCGACGATGAAGTACTTGCTCGGGTCCAGCGCGTGGCCCTCACCGATGTAGACGTCACGCCACACCTGGTGGGTGCCCGAGTAGTAGGTGGTGATCAGGATTGCGTTGTCCTTGGCGGCGTTCAGCTCGCCCCAGGTGGCGTACGCCAGTCGGCAGTCCGGGATCACCCCACCGTCCTCGAGTTCCAGCCGGCCGATGCTGGTGACCTGGTACTCGCCGTGGAACTCCGGTGAGTAGTACGGGTTCTCGCTCATACCCCGACACCTTCCTTCGTGTCGGCTCCGTCGAACACGAAGCCCTCGTAGTCCTTCTCCGCGATCTCGTCACACCGTTGTCGGTAGGGGCCGACGAAGCCGAGGTACGGCATGAAAACCCGCGGCTTGCCGGGGATGTTCGCCCCCATGTACCAGGTATCCGCCTGCTCGAACAGGGTGGGCGCGACGACTTCCGCGCAGTGCTCGCCCCAGGCCACCTCGGCCTGCGCGGTCGGCTCGATGGTGCGCGCCGCGCGCGCCGCCATGTCGTTGATGATGCGCCCGATGTACTGCACGTGCTGCTCGATGGAGATGGGCATGTTGGACAGCACGGACGGGCTCTGCGGGCCGGTGATCGTGAAGAAGTTCGGGAAGCCGGCGCTCATCAATCCCAGATAGGTGTGCGGGCCGTCCTGCCACTTGTCCCGCAGCGAGATCCCGCCCCGGCCGCGCACGTCGATGCGTCGGACCGGCCCGGTCATCGCGTCGAACCCGGTGGCGTAGACGATCACGTCCACCTCGTACTCGCTGCCGTCGGCCAACTGCACAGCGCGCGGCGTGATCTGCGCGACCGGGTTCTCCTTGATCTCCACGAGATGCACGTGCGATTCGTTGAACGTCTCCAGGTAGCCGGAGTCCAGCGGAATCCGCTTGACGCCGAAGGGATAGCCCTTGGGGGTCAGCTTCTCCGCGGTCTCCGCGTCGTTGACCCGCTCCCGGATGCGCTCGTGCATGTACTCGGCCATCACCTGATTGGCCTCGGGGTAGAAGAACGGGTCGATGTAGGCACCCAGCCAGATCCAGAAACCGCCGTGCTCCCAGCGCTTGTCCAGTTCGGCCTTGATCTCCTCCGGCGTGGACTCCAGCAGGTCCTTGGGTGTGAACTCGTAGTTGAAACCGAAGAACGACTGCTCGAGGATCGGCCGTTCCTCGAGGGCCACCGCCTTGCGCTGCTCGATGAACTCCGGGGTCAGCGGGTGGTGCCGGGCCGGGATCACATAGTTCGCGGTGCGCTGGAACACCGTCAGCTCGTTGGCCTGCTTTGCGATCAGCGGGATGGCCTGCACCGCCGAGGCCCCGGTGCCGATGACCGCGACCCGCTTGCCGGTGAAGTCGACGGGCTCGTGCGGCCAGCTGCCGGTGTGGTACTCGGCGCCGGAGAAGCTACCCACGCCGGGGAACGGTGGGGTGTTGGTCGCCGACAGTGAGCCGACCGCGCCGATCAGGAACCGGCAGCGCACGCTCTCACCGGCGGCCGTCCGCACCACCCAGGTGTCACTGTCCTCCTCGAAGGTGGCGCTCTCGACCTTGCTGTTGAACTGGATGTCCCGACGCAGATCGTGCTTGTCGGCCACCATCTCGAGGTAGCGCAGGATTTCCGGTTGCCGCGGGTAGCGCTCGGTGAACGCAAACTCCCGGGCCAGCTCCTTGTCGAAGGAGTAGCAGTAGGTCCAGCTCTCCGAATCGCAGCGGGCGCCCGGGTAACGGTTCCAGTACCAGGTACCGCCGACGCCCCCGGCGGCCTCGTAGACCCGCGCCCGCAGGCCCAGGTCCTCGCGCAGGTGATAGAGCATGTAGAGCCCGGAGAAGCCGGCTCCGATCACCACCGCGTCGACGTCGATGATCACCGGGTCCTGGCCGTGCGAAATTGCCATTGGCTGCGTCTCCCAATCCGCGTCGTCGAGGAGGGTTCGTGCTGGGCCGGCAGGTCTCACATCCTGCCGCGCGGAAGTGACGTCGGCTACAGGCGGATCGGACCAATGCGGCGGAAGAGCGTTGGCCCGGTGGACTAATCTCCGCCGCCATGGGCAGAGCGCGCGCCGCGAGCCGATTGGACGGCCTGGGCACCACGATCTTCGCCGAGATGTCGGCGCTGGCGGTGGCCACCGCATCGATCAATCTCGGCCAGGGTTTCCCGGACACCGACGGTCCACCGGAGATCATCGAGGCGGCCGTGACCGCATTGCGCGGCGGCGTGAACCAGTACCCGCCCGGGCCGGGCATTCCGGCGCTGCGGGCCGCGATCGCCGCCCACGACAGGCGCTTTCACGGTTTGCGCTATGACCCGGACACCGAGGTGCTGGTCACCACCGGTGCCACCGAGGCGATCGCCGCCGCGGTGCTCGGCCTGGTCGAACCGGGCGACGAGGTCATCGCGTTGGAGCCGTACTACGACTCCTACGCCGCGAATATCGCCATGGCCGGTGGGGTGCGGGTGCCGGTCACGCTGCGCCCGCCGGACTTCCGGCTGGATCTCGACCGACTGCGCGACGCGGTCACCCGGCGCACCAGGGCGATTCTGCTGAACACCCCGCACAATCCGACCGGCGCCGTGCTCAACACGACCGAACTGCAGGGCATCGCCGACCTGTGCCTGGAGCACGACCTGGTGGTGATCGCCGATGAGGTCTACGAGCACCTGGTCTTCGACGGCGTGCATACCTCGATCGCGTCCCTGCCGGGTATGCGGCAGCGGACCGTGCGGATCTCATCGGCCGGCAAGACCTTCTCCTTCACCGGCTGGAAAATCGGCTGGGCCTGCGCGCCGCCGGATTTGCTGGCCGCGGTTCGCGGGGCCAAGCAATTCCTTACCTACGTGTCCGGTGCACCGTTTCAACCCGCAATCGCCGAGGCCCTGGCCCTGCCCGACTCGTATTTCACGCGGCTGCGCGAGGGTCTACGCGAACGCCGCGACCAACTGGCCGCGGGCCTGGCCGAGCTGGGCCTGGGCGTGTTCGTACCGGCCGGCACCTATTTTTTGACCACCGACGTGCGACCGCTCGGCTATTCCGACGGCATCGCGTTCTGCCGCGATCTGCCCGGCCGCGCCGGCGTGGTGGCCATCCCGACCGGGGTGTTCTACGACGACAAGGCGGCGGGCGCACCCCTGGTCCGGTGGGCCTTCTGCAAACGCGCGGAGGTCCTCGCCGCGGCCATCGAACGGCTGGCCGCGGCGTTCGGCTAAGTCGGCGTCAGCGCAGGTGGTGCACCGTGCCCAGCCCGTAGACGGGTGTGGGAATCCCCACCTGCCGGGCCTTGAGCTGTAGTGCGAGGAACTGGGAGTAGTGGCGCGACTGGGCCAGGTTGCCGCCGTGGAACCACAGCGCATCCTGCTGCGTTGGCTTCCACATGTTGCGCTGCTCACCCTCCCACGGGCCGGGGTCCTTGGTGGTGTCCGAGCCCAGGCCCCAGATCTTGCCGACCTTCTCGGCCGCCTCCGCGGAGATGAGCTCCTCGGCCCAGCCGTTCATGTTCCCGTAGCCGGTGGCCAGCACGACCACATCGGCGGGTAGCCGGGTGCCGCTGTCCAGCACCACCTCGTCCTCGGTCAGCTCGGTGATCTGACCCCGCACCAGCGTGACATCGCCGTTCGCGACCAACTCGGCGGCGCCCACATCGATGTAGTAGCCCGATCCGCGGCGCAGGTATTTCATGAACAGCCCGGAGTCGTCATCGCCGAAGTCCAGGTCGAAGCCGGCCTTCTCCAGCGCGGCGTAGTACTCGGCGTCCTGCTCGCGAATCGCGTCGTACGCGGGGATCTGGAACGTGTGCAGGATCCGATAGGGGATCGAGGCGAAGGTCAGATCGGCCTTCTCCGTGGTCATCCCGGCGGCCACCGCCTCCTCGGAGTAAAGCGGGCCGATGGTCGCCATCAGCGAGTCCGACTTCACGATGTGCGTCGAGGAACGCTGCACCATCGTCACCGAGGCCGCGCCGCGCTCCCACAGCGCGGCGCAGATGTCGAAGGCTGAGTTGTTGGACCCGATGACCACGGCCCGCTTGCCCTTGTACGCCTCCGGGCCGGGGTGCTTCGAGGAGTGGTGCAGGTCGCCGCGGAATCGCTCGGCGCCGGGAACCTCCGGGATGTTCGGCCGCCCGGACATCCCGGTGGCCAGCACCAGTTGCTTCGGCCGCAACGTCACCGGTTGGCCGTCACGGACGACCTCGACCGTCCACTCCCCGGTGGCCTCGTCGTAGCGGGCGGAGCGTGCCTCGGTGTTGGTCCAGTAGTTGATCTCCATCATCGAGGTGTAGGCCTCGAGCCAGTCCGCGATCTTGTCCTTGGGTGAGAACACCGGCCAGTTCGCCGGGAACTTCAGATACGGCAGGTGGTCGTACCAAACCGGGTCGTGCAGGCACAGCGAGGCATACCGGTTGCGCCACTGGTCACCCGGTCGGGACTGCCTGTCGATGACGATCGTCGGGACATCCAGCTGCCGCAGCCGGGCGCCGAGCGCGATGCCGCCCTGACCGCCCCCGATCACCAGCACGTAGGGCTGCTGGGTGTAGCCCAACTCCACCCGGTCCCGCTCGCGGCGCTCCCGCCAGGTGATTCGGTCCCGGTCCAGACCATGCTGCACCCCTTTGGGCCGCTCTGCGCCCTTGGCCTCCTCGTGCCCCTTGAGCTCATCCAGGGTGGTGAGCAGTGTGAACGCCCCGGCGTCGGTCAGCCGCAGCTGACCCGTCCCTCGGCCCACCGCGGTCTCGAAGGCGAACCATGCGGTGATCACGCCGTCGGCCTCGTCGGCAGGCTCGGTGACCCGCAACCCGCCGGGCGCCGTGTGCGTCAGGCACTGCTGGGCGAGGTCCGCCACTCCGTCCCGGTTCTCCACCGTGACGATGTTCCAACTGAACGCGACCAGATCGCGCCAGAAGCACTGCGGCGCGAACAGTGCGGCGATCGCCTCGGGGTCGCGGGCATCGCAATACGCCTGGAAGTCGTCCAGCCAAGCCTGCGCCCGCGCGGTGGCGGCGGTGATCTCGAGGGTTTGGGTCATGAGCCCAGCCC belongs to Sporichthyaceae bacterium and includes:
- a CDS encoding FUSC family protein — translated: MVDRRDVTGPLPRVPRDAAEIRRRGEALLDEVAARSRADLRARLMRLRTAAPLIGQAAVAAGLAWWLANRIGAGSGPPFFAPVAAVVSIGTALGQRLRRTVELVIGVSLGVGMGDLLIRGIGDGTAQLMLVVVLAMAAAVVLDGGQLMVMQAATSSVLVAVLVPTNQGLAGLDRCANAMIGGVVGMAVGLLLLPLNPLTLARRTTLPVTTGMADGLDAVAAALRTADYEAARSALSALRGMNAKVAAMTNAVATSEEIARVAPVRWRSRDRFGSYAAAAPQLDYAQRNARVLARRATVLLRARHLCPPALIEAIAGLAEATRSLGEELGSGNDPRISRRLLLEAYAAGRGSLGPDSPQTVVVVIAELRAVIYDLLRATGLNRVDALALLDA
- the mscL gene encoding large conductance mechanosensitive channel protein MscL, translated to MSGFRKFLLRGNLIDLAVAVVIGAAFSAVITALVKDLVTPLIAAIGGKPDFSKQNFKVHHSVFLYGDFLNAMIAFVLVAAVLYFFVIKPFSRLLEHFQPTPQEPAAVRDCPHCASAVPIKAAVCAFCTRDLPEVVIEEPDPPAETPGASDQRGSRHAR
- a CDS encoding vWA domain-containing protein, translated to MANRPRFAEISPEVGVLDQDAFSKALEEDPEQALSLLAEMSGATDESLRAAARALAARVSLDRARAGTPRRRGIGKMRSVAGGLEGDLDLDASLPAIAEARATGNALSADNLTVRQWSKPTLALCLLIDASGSMGGARLAAAALTAAACAWRAPGEHAVLSFARDVKVLRPLDSSRSADLLVDDILRLRGHGVTGLAAALRGASEQLAGSRAARRVVVLLSDCRATDDNDPLPAACAVPELLILAPADDYKQAADLANRCGGRWAAMAGAADAPAALLGLLEAPAG
- a CDS encoding MoxR family ATPase, with translation MSTERVVGRAREVELLVAALDCGAHVLLEGPPGTGKTTLLRAVAAESRTSFVFVEGNAELTPARLVGHFDPAQVLERGYGPATFVDGPLAEALRSGALLYVEEANRIPEETLNVLVTVMSEGELHIPRLGRIVAADSFRLVAAMNPFDSVGTARIASAIYDRVCRIAMGYQDAADEIAIVELRAPKVPEGWRSKVVELTRRTREHPDIRIGSSVRGAIDMTRLAAALGARRDRSVTDWRVGLDASLVALSGRIRLREAGTKDAETVITELYTMIFGRGDKPPGDGDASGGA
- a CDS encoding NDMA-dependent alcohol dehydrogenase, with the protein product MKTKAAVVYEPGKPIEIEELDLDGPKEGEVLIRYTHAGLCHSDIHVAHGDLPCRTPMVLGHEGAGIIEEVGPGVSRVKAGDKVVCSFIPNCGHCRWCATGRQSICDMGATILEGYLPGERFPMTGPQGDYGNMCMIGTFSQYNVIHQNSAVKVDDDIPLDKAVLVGCGVPTGWGSAVNTADVQPGETILVVGVGGIGINAVQGARYAGAKNLIAVDPLENKREKALELGATHAVATSEEAMELAMELTRGVGADKAIITTDLVTEPQVTTSFHTVSKGGTVVITGLNRLELNNIQLPSALMTLFRKTVKGSLFGDCNPTTDIPKILGLYQSGDLKLDEIITRTYKLEEVNEGYDDLLAGKNVRGVMVHEH
- a CDS encoding alpha/beta fold hydrolase, which translates into the protein MSENPYYSPEFHGEYQVTSIGRLELEDGGVIPDCRLAYATWGELNAAKDNAILITTYYSGTHQVWRDVYIGEGHALDPSKYFIVAVDQIGSGLSVSPHNAEGANADIAASSFPRVRIGDDVVAQERLLREHLGVQTLALVTGASMGAQQTYEWAVRFGDRVKRAAPIAGTARVTPHCEIFTNQVIDSMISDPNFSGGEYKSHSELTEAVKHQALVWAVMGFSTEFWKQEVWRAVGMENKEQFLAFLEGYFTPMDVNNLLVQARKWQGGDVARHTGGDLAAALGRITAKTYVLPISEDMFFPVRDCAAEQALIPGSELRPVADIIGHFAVLGLNPSYMQQIDQHLGELLALDA
- a CDS encoding NAD(P)/FAD-dependent oxidoreductase; this translates as MAISHGQDPVIIDVDAVVIGAGFSGLYMLYHLREDLGLRARVYEAAGGVGGTWYWNRYPGARCDSESWTYCYSFDKELAREFAFTERYPRQPEILRYLEMVADKHDLRRDIQFNSKVESATFEEDSDTWVVRTAAGESVRCRFLIGAVGSLSATNTPPFPGVGSFSGAEYHTGSWPHEPVDFTGKRVAVIGTGASAVQAIPLIAKQANELTVFQRTANYVIPARHHPLTPEFIEQRKAVALEERPILEQSFFGFNYEFTPKDLLESTPEEIKAELDKRWEHGGFWIWLGAYIDPFFYPEANQVMAEYMHERIRERVNDAETAEKLTPKGYPFGVKRIPLDSGYLETFNESHVHLVEIKENPVAQITPRAVQLADGSEYEVDVIVYATGFDAMTGPVRRIDVRGRGGISLRDKWQDGPHTYLGLMSAGFPNFFTITGPQSPSVLSNMPISIEQHVQYIGRIINDMAARAARTIEPTAQAEVAWGEHCAEVVAPTLFEQADTWYMGANIPGKPRVFMPYLGFVGPYRQRCDEIAEKDYEGFVFDGADTKEGVGV
- a CDS encoding pyridoxal phosphate-dependent aminotransferase — protein: MGRARAASRLDGLGTTIFAEMSALAVATASINLGQGFPDTDGPPEIIEAAVTALRGGVNQYPPGPGIPALRAAIAAHDRRFHGLRYDPDTEVLVTTGATEAIAAAVLGLVEPGDEVIALEPYYDSYAANIAMAGGVRVPVTLRPPDFRLDLDRLRDAVTRRTRAILLNTPHNPTGAVLNTTELQGIADLCLEHDLVVIADEVYEHLVFDGVHTSIASLPGMRQRTVRISSAGKTFSFTGWKIGWACAPPDLLAAVRGAKQFLTYVSGAPFQPAIAEALALPDSYFTRLREGLRERRDQLAAGLAELGLGVFVPAGTYFLTTDVRPLGYSDGIAFCRDLPGRAGVVAIPTGVFYDDKAAGAPLVRWAFCKRAEVLAAAIERLAAAFG